In Oryza sativa Japonica Group chromosome 3, ASM3414082v1, one DNA window encodes the following:
- the LOC4334233 gene encoding allene oxide synthase 1, chloroplastic, producing the protein MATAAACISFASPSPARVVIRRQTRASASASATDRQEVVSPKRRLPLRKVPGDYGPPVVGAIRDRYEYFYGPGGRDGFFAARVRAHRSTVVRLNMPPGPFVARDPRVVALLDAASFPVLFDTSLVDKTDLFTGTFMPSTDLTGGYRVLSYLDPSEPNHAPLKTLLFYLLSHRRQQVIPKFREVYGDLFGLMENDLARVGKADFGVHNDAAAFGFLCQGLLGRDPAKSALGRDGPKLITKWVLFQLSPLLSLGLPTLVEDTLLHSLRLPPALVKKDYDRLADFFRDAAKAVVDEGERLGIAREEAVHNILFALCFNSFGGMKILFPTLVKWLGRAGARVHGRLATEVRGAVRDNGGEVTMKALAEMPLVKSAVYEALRIEPPVAMQYGRAKRDMVVESHDYGYEVREGEMLFGYQPMATKDPRVFARPEEYVPDRFLGEDGARLLRHVVWSNGPETAAPTLHDKQCAGKDFVVLVARLLLVELFLRYDSFDVEVGTSTLGSSVTVTSLKKATF; encoded by the coding sequence atggccacggcggcggcttgcatctcgttcgcgtcgccgtcgccggcgcgcgTCGTGATCAGGCGGCAGACgcgggcgtcggcgtcggcgtcggcgacggacCGGCAGGAGGTGGTGTCGCCGAAGCGGCGGCTGCCGCTGCGGAAGGTGCCGGGGGACTACGGCCCGCCGGTGGTGGGCGCGATCCGGGACAGGTACGAGTACTTCTACGGCCCGGGCGGCCGCGACGGCTTCTTCGCGGCGCGCGTCCGCGCGCACCGCTCCACGGTGGTGCGCCTCAACATGCCGCCCGGGCCGTTCGTGGCGCGCGACCCGCGGGTGGTGGCGCTGCTCGACGCCGCCTCCTTCCCCGTCCTGTTCGACACGTCGCTCGTCGACAAGACCGACCTCTTCACCGGCACCTTCATGCCGTCCACCGACCTCACCGGCGGGTACCGCGTCCTCTCCTACCTTGACCCCTCCGAGCCCAACCACGCGCCGCTCAAGACCCTCCTCTTCTACCTCCTCTCCCACCGGCGGCAGCAGGTGATCCCCAAGTTCCGCGAGGTGTACGGCGACCTGTTCGGCCTCATGGAGAACGACCTCGCCCGCGTCGGCAAGGCCGACTTCGGCGTCCAcaacgacgccgccgcgttcgGCTTCCTCTGCCAGGGGCTCCTCGGCCGCGACCCGGCCAAGTCGGCGCTGGGGCGCGACGGGCCCAAGCTGATCACCAAGTGGGTGCTGTTCCAGCTCAGCCCGCTGCTCAGCCTCGGCCTCCCCACCCTCGTCGAGGACACGCTCCTCCACTcgctccgcctcccgccggcgctGGTGAAGAAGGACTACGACCGCCTCGCCGACTTCTTCCGGGACGCGGCCAAGGCCGTCGTCGACGAGGGGGAGCGCCTCGGCATTGCACGGGAGGAGGCCGTGCACAACATCCTCTTCGCGCTCTGCTTCAACTCGTTCGGCGGGATGAAGATCCTGTTCCCGACGCTGGTGAAGTGGCTGGGCCGCGCCGGGGCGCGTGTGCACGGGCGGCTCGCCACCGAGGTGCGCGGCGCCGTGCGGGACAACGGCGGGGAGGTGACGATGAAGGCGCTGGCGGAGATGCCGCTGGTGAAGTCGGCGGTGTACGAGGCGCTGCGGATCGAGCCGCCGGTGGCGATGCAGTACGGGAGGGCGAAGCGGGACATGGTGGTGGAGAGCCACGACTACGGGTACGAGGTGAGGGAAGGGGAGATGCTGTTCGGGTACCAGCCCATGGCGACCAAGGACCCGCGGGTGTTCGCGCGGCCGGAGGAGTACGTGCCGGACAGGTTCCtcggcgaggacggcgcgcggctgctccgccACGTCGTGTGGTCCAACGGGCCCGAGACGGCGGCGCCCACCCTGCACGACAAGCAGTGCGCCGGCAAGGACTTCGTCGTGCTCGtcgcgcgcctcctcctcgtcgagcTCTTCCTCCGATACGACTCCTTCGACGTCGAGGTCGGCACCTCCACGCTCGGCTCATCTGTCACCGTCACCTCGCTCAAGAAGGCCACCTTCTGA
- the LOC4334232 gene encoding uncharacterized protein, whose translation MEHAVVEGESFSPDCSTLLMPALSIGNVGQLAVDLLVSSSRARRVAYLDEPSVLPCAGNDAFGPDAVGDLALALEAYESPSHRLAFIQQRSPIITGMVVSFAKNVANFISSIEKDHVVILSSLDSGKRRIIDASSDMQVYYLSSCNEDGSDPKCENLGWKKLEEYDPSQQRWKCLASLVEGGHLSEDMTGDPEEMTINDYYSSLPFAALFSACKAKGLKVTCVLCYCSEGDNMPESFQLAEAACKLVAQGPEQFHGNGSNGWTIPLSWKSVYGPPPDLSIF comes from the exons atggaGCACGCCGTCGTTGAGGGGGAGTCCTTCTCGCCCGACTGCTCCACCCTCCTCATG CCGGCGCTCTCGATCGGCAACGTGGGGCAGCTCGCCGTCGACCTGCTGGTGTCTTCGTCGCGCGCGAGGCGGGTGGCGTACCTCGACGAGCCGTCCGTGCTGCCCTGCGCCGGCAACGACGCCTTCGGCCCCGACGCCGTCGGTGATCTCGCGCTCGCGCTGGAAG CTTATGAATCTCCATCCCATAGGCTGGCCTTCATACAGCAACGGTCCCCAATTATTACA gggATGgtggtttcatttgcaaaaaatGTTGCTAATTTTATAAGCAGCATTGAAAAAGACCATGTTGTTATCCTTTCAAGTTTAGATTCAGGCAAGAGAAGGATAATTGATGCATCCAG TGATATGCAAGTATATTACCTTTCAAGTTGCAACGAGGACGGTTCTGATCCGAAATGTGAGAACTTAGGCTGGAAGAAGCTTGAGGAATACGATCCATCTCAGCAAAGGTGGAAGTGTCTTGCTAGCCTAGTTGAAGGTGGTCATCTTTCAGAAGATATGACTGGTGATCCTGAGGAGATGACGATAAATGATTACTACTCGAGCTTGCCATTTGCAGCACTATTCTCTGCCTGCAAG GCTAAAGGCTTGAAAGTTACTTGTGTACTATGCTACTGCTCAGAAGGGGACAATATGCCAGAATCTTTCCAGTTGGCTGAGGCAGCATGCaaacttgttgctcaaggcccTGAACAGTTCCATG GAAATGGGTCCAATGGATGGACTATTCCATTGTCCTGGAAATCAGTATATGGACCACCACCTGACCTCTCTATTTTCTAG